A single window of Xiphophorus hellerii strain 12219 chromosome 12, Xiphophorus_hellerii-4.1, whole genome shotgun sequence DNA harbors:
- the aak1a gene encoding AP2-associated protein kinase 1 isoform X10 has translation MDFCRGGQVVNLMNQRLQTGFSEAEVLRIFCDTCEAVARLHQCKTPIIHRDLKVENILLHDQGHYVLCDFGSATNHFQNPQTEGVAVIEEEIKKYTTLSYRAPEMVNLYGGKVITTKADIWALGCLLYKLCFFTLPFGESQVAICDGTFTIPDNSRYSQEMHCLIRYMLEPDPDKRPDIYQVSYFAFKLARQECPVPNLHNSSIPSKLPEPIRASEAVAKKSQTKARLTDPVPTTETSIAPRQRPKAGQPQSQPLSGILPIQPALTPRKRPNVATGTPPAFAAGINAAAAVQPAQQASAVQAAHQLTQTSNKQPQPTAHQQVLMKTQQASPFLIPHNNQQNLQHQQQTPSHASALLQSKAKPVSPISALQLQQQHVVHEPATTHLAPIPESAVIAPTAAPETPGREMHKAGSLTPPSSPKMAPKSGHRRILSDVTHSAIFGVPVSKSTQLLQAAAAEASLNKSKSASTTPSGSPCSSQQNVYHPGGDAPSALAAPNAQPGWNPFGDDNFSKLTAEELLNKDFAKLSESAQPGEIDLTSSESLIPELGAFPAKAEVCVDSLIPGLEAPQPQRNSGQPERIAASMPDSFTGEASLLGCDLLTHTSAGSQPVSALPSSFSSGPPGCGSGSCLEDLQPSQAADSFLLSGGEKGNDEEFDPIPVLIPKNSNQEVQLESNGYTMLEEGQEAEEVEENDPNNEGCEHSSDEDVEKAELKEEQEGTTVDSIVAVQDCSGSRPLLMDSEDEEEHGPLVAPHSSLPPNTAPAQPPAAFCQLRSSAFAQNNSWNVAETGVTPDVFSKAPFPTSQEDSADVFANAPFPRAPFVAQHQLDVFSQAPFGKRKEVLAALPKTSYPQAAGGQTLTSDQGVLGQVAQQPFRPQALAKYSRHFEGSAAEQPVAAPSLSRQAVGPLQSWTSEVNAVDPFVSAPFHLKAPQEKP, from the exons ATGGACTTCTGCCGAG GTGGGCAGGTGGTTAACCTGATGAACCAGCGATTACAGACCGGCTTCAGTGAAGCTGAGGTGTTGAGGATCTTTTGTGACACATGTGAGGCCGTCGCTCGGCTTCATCAGTGCAAAACTCCCATCATCCATCGAGACCTCAAG GTGGAAAATATTCTCCTGCATGATCAGGGGCACTATGTGCTCTGTGATTTTGGAAGTGCCACAAATCATTTCCAAAACCCACAGACTGAAGGGGTTGCAGTCATAGAAGAGGAAATTAAAAA aTACACCACCCTGTCGTACCGTGCTCCAGAGATGGTCAACCTTTATGGTGgaaaagtcatcacaacaaaaGCAGATATTTGG GCTTTGGGTTGTCTGCTCTATAAGCTCTGCTTCTTTACGCTTCCTTTTGGTGAGAGCCAAGTGGCTATCTGTGATGGTACCTTCACTATCCCAGACAATTCTCGTTACTCCCAGGAAATGCATTGTCTTATCA GATACATGCTGGAACCTGATCCTGACAAGAGACCAGATATTTACCAAGTGTCCTACTTTGCCTTCAAACTGGCCCGGCAGGAGTGTCCTGTCCCAAATCTGCAC AATTCCTCAATTCCTTCAAAACTTCCTGAGCCTATCCGAGCCAGTGAAGCAGTGGCCAAAAAGAGTCAAACCAAAGCCAG GCTAACAGACCCAGTTCCAACTACAGAAACCTCTATTGCACCTCGACAGCGACCCAAAGCTGGCCAGCCACAGTCGCAGCCTTTATCAGGCATTCTTCCAATCCAACCAGCTCTCACCCCACGCAAGAGGCCTAATGTGGCGACAGGAACACCGCCTGCTTTTG CGGCAGGAATCAATGCCGCAGCTGCTGTTCAACCTGCACAGCAAGCTTCAGCTGTACAGGCTGCTCATCAACTAACGCAGACGAGCAACAAGCAGCCACAGCCTACGGCACATCAGCAGGTCCTCATGAAGACACAGCAGGCCTCACCCTTCCTAATCCCTCACAATAACCAGCAG AacctgcagcaccaacaacaaacACCCTCCCATGCATCTGCTCTGCTGCAGTCCAAAGCTAAACCTGTTTCCCCAATTTCCGCTCTGCAACTTCAGCAGCAGCATGTAGTCCACGAACCAGCCACAACTCATCTTGCTCCCATTCCTGAGTCTGCAGTCATTGCTCCTACAGCTGCCCCAGAG ACTCCAGGCAGAGAGATGCACAAAGCTGGCTCTTTGACACCTCCTTCATCACCAAAGATGGCCCCAAAAAGCGGCCACAGACGAATCCTGAGCGATGTCACCCACAGTGCCATCTTTGGAGTCCCAGTCAGCAAATCCACCCAGCTGCTCCAGGCAGCCGCAGCTGAGGCCAGCCTCAACAAGTCCAA ATCAGCCAGCACCACTCCTTCTGGCTCCCCCTGCTCGTCCCAGCAGAATGTGTATCATCCAGGTGGTGATGCTCCATCAGCGCTCGCTGCGCCAAATGCTCAGCCTGGCTGGAACCCCTTTGGAGATGATAACTTCTCCAAGCTAACTGCAGAGGAGCTACTCAACAAAGACTTTGCAAAGCTATCGGAGT CTGCTCAGCCTGGTGAAATAGACCTCACCTCCAGTGAAAGTCTCATTCCAGAGCTCGGGGCTTTTCCAG CAAAGGCTGAGGTGTGTGTGGATTCCTTGATTCCTGGTTTGGAAGCTCCTCAGCCTCAGCGAAATTCAGGTCAGCCAGAACGTATTGCTGCCAGCATGCCAG ATTCTTTCACTGGGGAGGCATCTCTGCTGGGCTGTGATTTGCTAACTCATACTTCTGCTGGAAGCCAGCCTGTTTCAGCactcccttcctccttctcctctggCCCTCCTGGCTGTGGCTCCGGATCCTGTCTGGAGGATCTGCAACCCAGTCAGGCTGCAG ACTCTTTCCTCTTGTCTGGTGGGGAAAAGGGCAATGATGAAGAGTTTGACCCCATTCCTGTGCTCATTCCCAAAAACTCAAATCAAG AAGTACAACTGGAGAGTAATGGCTACACTATGCTAGAAGAGGGACAGGAGGCTGAAGAGGTTGAAGAAAATGATCCAAATAATGAGGGCTGTGAGCACTCCAGCGATGAAGATGTGGAGAAGGCGGAActtaaagaggagcaggaggggACAACAGTCGACAGTATCGTTGCTGTTCAAGACTGCAGTGGCTCTAGACCTCTACTGATGGActctgaagatgaagaagagcaTGGACCACTGGTAGCTCCCCATTCATCCCTGCCCCCCAACACAGCACCAGCACAACCACCTGCCGCCTTCTGTCAATTGAGGTCAAGCGCCTTTGCTCAGAATAATTCCTGGAATGTAGCAGAGACAGGTGTCACTCCAGATGTCTTCTCCAAAGCCCCCTTCCCGACTTCGCAAGAGGACTCCGCTGATGTTTTTGCCAATGCTCCATTTCCACGTGCCCCTTTTGTAGCTCAGCATCAGCTCGATGTGTTCTCTCAGGCTCCctttggaaaaagaaaggagGTCTTGGCTGCGCTGCCTAAGACCTCGTACCCCCAAGCAGCTGGGGGTCAGACTTTAACCTCTGATCAAGGAGTGCTGGGACAGGTAGCTCAGCAACCGTTCCGCCCTCAAGCTCTGGCCAAATATTCCCGACACTTCGAAGGATCCGCAGCTGAGCAGCCGGTAGCAGCTCCCAGTTTGAGCAGGCAAGCTGTCGGACCGCTTCAATCATGGACGTCAGAAGTTAATGCTGTAGACCCGTTCGTATCTGCACCCTTTCACCTCAAAGCACCGCAGGAAAAGCCCTGA
- the aak1a gene encoding AP2-associated protein kinase 1 isoform X5 gives MKKFFDSRRDFAGSGPGSGAGGGGTGSGGGGSFIGRVFSIGRYQVTVEEIVAEGGFAIVFLVRTHQGQRCALKRMYVNNEHDLRICKLEIQIMRDLVGNKNIVGFLDSSIAAVGAGDVWEVLILMDFCRGGQVVNLMNQRLQTGFSEAEVLRIFCDTCEAVARLHQCKTPIIHRDLKVENILLHDQGHYVLCDFGSATNHFQNPQTEGVAVIEEEIKKYTTLSYRAPEMVNLYGGKVITTKADIWALGCLLYKLCFFTLPFGESQVAICDGTFTIPDNSRYSQEMHCLIRYMLEPDPDKRPDIYQVSYFAFKLARQECPVPNLHNSSIPSKLPEPIRASEAVAKKSQTKARLTDPVPTTETSIAPRQRPKAGQPQSQPLSGILPIQPALTPRKRPNVATGTPPAFAAGINAAAAVQPAQQASAVQAAHQLTQTSNKQPQPTAHQQVLMKTQQASPFLIPHNNQQNLQHQQQTPSHASALLQSKAKPVSPISALQLQQQHVVHEPATTHLAPIPESAVIAPTAAPETPGREMHKAGSLTPPSSPKMAPKSGHRRILSDVTHSAIFGVPVSKSTQLLQAAAAEASLNKSKSASTTPSGSPCSSQQNVYHPGGDAPSALAAPNAQPGWNPFGDDNFSKLTAEELLNKDFAKLSESAQPGEIDLTSSESLIPELGAFPDSFTGEASLLGCDLLTHTSAGSQPVSALPSSFSSGPPGCGSGSCLEDLQPSQAADSFLLSGGEKGNDEEFDPIPVLIPKNSNQEVQLESNGYTMLEEGQEAEEVEENDPNNEGCEHSSDEDVEKAELKEEQEGTTVDSIVAVQDCSGSRPLLMDSEDEEEHGPLVAPHSSLPPNTAPAQPPAAFCQLRSSAFAQNNSWNVAETGVTPDVFSKAPFPTSQEDSADVFANAPFPRAPFVAQHQLDVFSQAPFGKRKEVLAALPKTSYPQAAGGQTLTSDQGVLGQVAQQPFRPQALAKYSRHFEGSAAEQPVAAPSLSRQAVGPLQSWTSEVNAVDPFVSAPFHLKAPQEKP, from the exons GAGGTTTTGCGATTGTGTTTTTGGTGCGAACTCACCAAGGGCAACGTTGTGCTCTAAAAAGAATGTATGTCAACAATGAACATGATCTCAGGATCTGCAAACTTGAGATACAAATTATG AGAGACTTGGTAGGCAACAAAAACATAGTTGGTTTCCTGGACTCCAGTATAGCCGCTGTGGGAGCTGGAGATGTGTGGGAAGTCTTGATCTTAATGGACTTCTGCCGAG GTGGGCAGGTGGTTAACCTGATGAACCAGCGATTACAGACCGGCTTCAGTGAAGCTGAGGTGTTGAGGATCTTTTGTGACACATGTGAGGCCGTCGCTCGGCTTCATCAGTGCAAAACTCCCATCATCCATCGAGACCTCAAG GTGGAAAATATTCTCCTGCATGATCAGGGGCACTATGTGCTCTGTGATTTTGGAAGTGCCACAAATCATTTCCAAAACCCACAGACTGAAGGGGTTGCAGTCATAGAAGAGGAAATTAAAAA aTACACCACCCTGTCGTACCGTGCTCCAGAGATGGTCAACCTTTATGGTGgaaaagtcatcacaacaaaaGCAGATATTTGG GCTTTGGGTTGTCTGCTCTATAAGCTCTGCTTCTTTACGCTTCCTTTTGGTGAGAGCCAAGTGGCTATCTGTGATGGTACCTTCACTATCCCAGACAATTCTCGTTACTCCCAGGAAATGCATTGTCTTATCA GATACATGCTGGAACCTGATCCTGACAAGAGACCAGATATTTACCAAGTGTCCTACTTTGCCTTCAAACTGGCCCGGCAGGAGTGTCCTGTCCCAAATCTGCAC AATTCCTCAATTCCTTCAAAACTTCCTGAGCCTATCCGAGCCAGTGAAGCAGTGGCCAAAAAGAGTCAAACCAAAGCCAG GCTAACAGACCCAGTTCCAACTACAGAAACCTCTATTGCACCTCGACAGCGACCCAAAGCTGGCCAGCCACAGTCGCAGCCTTTATCAGGCATTCTTCCAATCCAACCAGCTCTCACCCCACGCAAGAGGCCTAATGTGGCGACAGGAACACCGCCTGCTTTTG CGGCAGGAATCAATGCCGCAGCTGCTGTTCAACCTGCACAGCAAGCTTCAGCTGTACAGGCTGCTCATCAACTAACGCAGACGAGCAACAAGCAGCCACAGCCTACGGCACATCAGCAGGTCCTCATGAAGACACAGCAGGCCTCACCCTTCCTAATCCCTCACAATAACCAGCAG AacctgcagcaccaacaacaaacACCCTCCCATGCATCTGCTCTGCTGCAGTCCAAAGCTAAACCTGTTTCCCCAATTTCCGCTCTGCAACTTCAGCAGCAGCATGTAGTCCACGAACCAGCCACAACTCATCTTGCTCCCATTCCTGAGTCTGCAGTCATTGCTCCTACAGCTGCCCCAGAG ACTCCAGGCAGAGAGATGCACAAAGCTGGCTCTTTGACACCTCCTTCATCACCAAAGATGGCCCCAAAAAGCGGCCACAGACGAATCCTGAGCGATGTCACCCACAGTGCCATCTTTGGAGTCCCAGTCAGCAAATCCACCCAGCTGCTCCAGGCAGCCGCAGCTGAGGCCAGCCTCAACAAGTCCAA ATCAGCCAGCACCACTCCTTCTGGCTCCCCCTGCTCGTCCCAGCAGAATGTGTATCATCCAGGTGGTGATGCTCCATCAGCGCTCGCTGCGCCAAATGCTCAGCCTGGCTGGAACCCCTTTGGAGATGATAACTTCTCCAAGCTAACTGCAGAGGAGCTACTCAACAAAGACTTTGCAAAGCTATCGGAGT CTGCTCAGCCTGGTGAAATAGACCTCACCTCCAGTGAAAGTCTCATTCCAGAGCTCGGGGCTTTTCCAG ATTCTTTCACTGGGGAGGCATCTCTGCTGGGCTGTGATTTGCTAACTCATACTTCTGCTGGAAGCCAGCCTGTTTCAGCactcccttcctccttctcctctggCCCTCCTGGCTGTGGCTCCGGATCCTGTCTGGAGGATCTGCAACCCAGTCAGGCTGCAG ACTCTTTCCTCTTGTCTGGTGGGGAAAAGGGCAATGATGAAGAGTTTGACCCCATTCCTGTGCTCATTCCCAAAAACTCAAATCAAG AAGTACAACTGGAGAGTAATGGCTACACTATGCTAGAAGAGGGACAGGAGGCTGAAGAGGTTGAAGAAAATGATCCAAATAATGAGGGCTGTGAGCACTCCAGCGATGAAGATGTGGAGAAGGCGGAActtaaagaggagcaggaggggACAACAGTCGACAGTATCGTTGCTGTTCAAGACTGCAGTGGCTCTAGACCTCTACTGATGGActctgaagatgaagaagagcaTGGACCACTGGTAGCTCCCCATTCATCCCTGCCCCCCAACACAGCACCAGCACAACCACCTGCCGCCTTCTGTCAATTGAGGTCAAGCGCCTTTGCTCAGAATAATTCCTGGAATGTAGCAGAGACAGGTGTCACTCCAGATGTCTTCTCCAAAGCCCCCTTCCCGACTTCGCAAGAGGACTCCGCTGATGTTTTTGCCAATGCTCCATTTCCACGTGCCCCTTTTGTAGCTCAGCATCAGCTCGATGTGTTCTCTCAGGCTCCctttggaaaaagaaaggagGTCTTGGCTGCGCTGCCTAAGACCTCGTACCCCCAAGCAGCTGGGGGTCAGACTTTAACCTCTGATCAAGGAGTGCTGGGACAGGTAGCTCAGCAACCGTTCCGCCCTCAAGCTCTGGCCAAATATTCCCGACACTTCGAAGGATCCGCAGCTGAGCAGCCGGTAGCAGCTCCCAGTTTGAGCAGGCAAGCTGTCGGACCGCTTCAATCATGGACGTCAGAAGTTAATGCTGTAGACCCGTTCGTATCTGCACCCTTTCACCTCAAAGCACCGCAGGAAAAGCCCTGA
- the aak1a gene encoding AP2-associated protein kinase 1 isoform X2: MKKFFDSRRDFAGSGPGSGAGGGGTGSGGGGSFIGRVFSIGRYQVTVEEIVAEGGFAIVFLVRTHQGQRCALKRMYVNNEHDLRICKLEIQIMRDLVGNKNIVGFLDSSIAAVGAGDVWEVLILMDFCRGGQVVNLMNQRLQTGFSEAEVLRIFCDTCEAVARLHQCKTPIIHRDLKVENILLHDQGHYVLCDFGSATNHFQNPQTEGVAVIEEEIKKYTTLSYRAPEMVNLYGGKVITTKADIWALGCLLYKLCFFTLPFGESQVAICDGTFTIPDNSRYSQEMHCLIRYMLEPDPDKRPDIYQVSYFAFKLARQECPVPNLHNSSIPSKLPEPIRASEAVAKKSQTKARLTDPVPTTETSIAPRQRPKAGQPQSQPLSGILPIQPALTPRKRPNVATGTPPAFGINAAAAVQPAQQASAVQAAHQLTQTSNKQPQPTAHQQVLMKTQQASPFLIPHNNQQNLQHQQQTPSHASALLQSKAKPVSPISALQLQQQHVVHEPATTHLAPIPESAVIAPTAAPETPGREMHKAGSLTPPSSPKMAPKSGHRRILSDVTHSAIFGVPVSKSTQLLQAAAAEASLNKSKSASTTPSGSPCSSQQNVYHPGGDAPSALAAPNAQPGWNPFGDDNFSKLTAEELLNKDFAKLSESAQPGEIDLTSSESLIPELGAFPAKAEVCVDSLIPGLEAPQPQRNSGQPERIAASMPDSFTGEASLLGCDLLTHTSAGSQPVSALPSSFSSGPPGCGSGSCLEDLQPSQAADSFLLSGGEKGNDEEFDPIPVLIPKNSNQEVQLESNGYTMLEEGQEAEEVEENDPNNEGCEHSSDEDVEKAELKEEQEGTTVDSIVAVQDCSGSRPLLMDSEDEEEHGPLVAPHSSLPPNTAPAQPPAAFCQLRSSAFAQNNSWNVAETGVTPDVFSKAPFPTSQEDSADVFANAPFPRAPFVAQHQLDVFSQAPFGKRKEVLAALPKTSYPQAAGGQTLTSDQGVLGQVAQQPFRPQALAKYSRHFEGSAAEQPVAAPSLSRQAVGPLQSWTSEVNAVDPFVSAPFHLKAPQEKP; this comes from the exons GAGGTTTTGCGATTGTGTTTTTGGTGCGAACTCACCAAGGGCAACGTTGTGCTCTAAAAAGAATGTATGTCAACAATGAACATGATCTCAGGATCTGCAAACTTGAGATACAAATTATG AGAGACTTGGTAGGCAACAAAAACATAGTTGGTTTCCTGGACTCCAGTATAGCCGCTGTGGGAGCTGGAGATGTGTGGGAAGTCTTGATCTTAATGGACTTCTGCCGAG GTGGGCAGGTGGTTAACCTGATGAACCAGCGATTACAGACCGGCTTCAGTGAAGCTGAGGTGTTGAGGATCTTTTGTGACACATGTGAGGCCGTCGCTCGGCTTCATCAGTGCAAAACTCCCATCATCCATCGAGACCTCAAG GTGGAAAATATTCTCCTGCATGATCAGGGGCACTATGTGCTCTGTGATTTTGGAAGTGCCACAAATCATTTCCAAAACCCACAGACTGAAGGGGTTGCAGTCATAGAAGAGGAAATTAAAAA aTACACCACCCTGTCGTACCGTGCTCCAGAGATGGTCAACCTTTATGGTGgaaaagtcatcacaacaaaaGCAGATATTTGG GCTTTGGGTTGTCTGCTCTATAAGCTCTGCTTCTTTACGCTTCCTTTTGGTGAGAGCCAAGTGGCTATCTGTGATGGTACCTTCACTATCCCAGACAATTCTCGTTACTCCCAGGAAATGCATTGTCTTATCA GATACATGCTGGAACCTGATCCTGACAAGAGACCAGATATTTACCAAGTGTCCTACTTTGCCTTCAAACTGGCCCGGCAGGAGTGTCCTGTCCCAAATCTGCAC AATTCCTCAATTCCTTCAAAACTTCCTGAGCCTATCCGAGCCAGTGAAGCAGTGGCCAAAAAGAGTCAAACCAAAGCCAG GCTAACAGACCCAGTTCCAACTACAGAAACCTCTATTGCACCTCGACAGCGACCCAAAGCTGGCCAGCCACAGTCGCAGCCTTTATCAGGCATTCTTCCAATCCAACCAGCTCTCACCCCACGCAAGAGGCCTAATGTGGCGACAGGAACACCGCCTGCTTTTG GAATCAATGCCGCAGCTGCTGTTCAACCTGCACAGCAAGCTTCAGCTGTACAGGCTGCTCATCAACTAACGCAGACGAGCAACAAGCAGCCACAGCCTACGGCACATCAGCAGGTCCTCATGAAGACACAGCAGGCCTCACCCTTCCTAATCCCTCACAATAACCAGCAG AacctgcagcaccaacaacaaacACCCTCCCATGCATCTGCTCTGCTGCAGTCCAAAGCTAAACCTGTTTCCCCAATTTCCGCTCTGCAACTTCAGCAGCAGCATGTAGTCCACGAACCAGCCACAACTCATCTTGCTCCCATTCCTGAGTCTGCAGTCATTGCTCCTACAGCTGCCCCAGAG ACTCCAGGCAGAGAGATGCACAAAGCTGGCTCTTTGACACCTCCTTCATCACCAAAGATGGCCCCAAAAAGCGGCCACAGACGAATCCTGAGCGATGTCACCCACAGTGCCATCTTTGGAGTCCCAGTCAGCAAATCCACCCAGCTGCTCCAGGCAGCCGCAGCTGAGGCCAGCCTCAACAAGTCCAA ATCAGCCAGCACCACTCCTTCTGGCTCCCCCTGCTCGTCCCAGCAGAATGTGTATCATCCAGGTGGTGATGCTCCATCAGCGCTCGCTGCGCCAAATGCTCAGCCTGGCTGGAACCCCTTTGGAGATGATAACTTCTCCAAGCTAACTGCAGAGGAGCTACTCAACAAAGACTTTGCAAAGCTATCGGAGT CTGCTCAGCCTGGTGAAATAGACCTCACCTCCAGTGAAAGTCTCATTCCAGAGCTCGGGGCTTTTCCAG CAAAGGCTGAGGTGTGTGTGGATTCCTTGATTCCTGGTTTGGAAGCTCCTCAGCCTCAGCGAAATTCAGGTCAGCCAGAACGTATTGCTGCCAGCATGCCAG ATTCTTTCACTGGGGAGGCATCTCTGCTGGGCTGTGATTTGCTAACTCATACTTCTGCTGGAAGCCAGCCTGTTTCAGCactcccttcctccttctcctctggCCCTCCTGGCTGTGGCTCCGGATCCTGTCTGGAGGATCTGCAACCCAGTCAGGCTGCAG ACTCTTTCCTCTTGTCTGGTGGGGAAAAGGGCAATGATGAAGAGTTTGACCCCATTCCTGTGCTCATTCCCAAAAACTCAAATCAAG AAGTACAACTGGAGAGTAATGGCTACACTATGCTAGAAGAGGGACAGGAGGCTGAAGAGGTTGAAGAAAATGATCCAAATAATGAGGGCTGTGAGCACTCCAGCGATGAAGATGTGGAGAAGGCGGAActtaaagaggagcaggaggggACAACAGTCGACAGTATCGTTGCTGTTCAAGACTGCAGTGGCTCTAGACCTCTACTGATGGActctgaagatgaagaagagcaTGGACCACTGGTAGCTCCCCATTCATCCCTGCCCCCCAACACAGCACCAGCACAACCACCTGCCGCCTTCTGTCAATTGAGGTCAAGCGCCTTTGCTCAGAATAATTCCTGGAATGTAGCAGAGACAGGTGTCACTCCAGATGTCTTCTCCAAAGCCCCCTTCCCGACTTCGCAAGAGGACTCCGCTGATGTTTTTGCCAATGCTCCATTTCCACGTGCCCCTTTTGTAGCTCAGCATCAGCTCGATGTGTTCTCTCAGGCTCCctttggaaaaagaaaggagGTCTTGGCTGCGCTGCCTAAGACCTCGTACCCCCAAGCAGCTGGGGGTCAGACTTTAACCTCTGATCAAGGAGTGCTGGGACAGGTAGCTCAGCAACCGTTCCGCCCTCAAGCTCTGGCCAAATATTCCCGACACTTCGAAGGATCCGCAGCTGAGCAGCCGGTAGCAGCTCCCAGTTTGAGCAGGCAAGCTGTCGGACCGCTTCAATCATGGACGTCAGAAGTTAATGCTGTAGACCCGTTCGTATCTGCACCCTTTCACCTCAAAGCACCGCAGGAAAAGCCCTGA